From the genome of Chania multitudinisentens RB-25, one region includes:
- a CDS encoding HlyD family efflux transporter periplasmic adaptor subunit — protein sequence MKERHGADVNNIKHPLKKTNNPQLICRVFVLMLCFLPATEKSFNVCNMPSTSDVYITGHEVSILSKMSGQVIYVNSASAGLVRKGDILIHIDNTEAINRYKKAEKKQVETLKEIKKRYAKNDENNTSLIKAQMGYQQALNDYNRRIQSRSVSIISKKDLQQSLKAVNNSKVSLDIAIQKYRRNQRSLLASDITQQQIMLQVTEEFQAASLALQYTEIRSPVTGYVAQRNVATGINIASEQIVMTIVPVDQIWVTANFKATQLSDIFIGQKASISTDLYGSEVALEGKVEGFNLDTVPTLSALLYQNGANNWISDMQRVSVRISINPLQMAQYPLWPGLSSKVTLLYGSLRTTTLLTHKSNTPAPQGKSRSTGSDNIYCETPCNNEADDS from the coding sequence ATGAAAGAACGGCATGGTGCAGACGTTAATAATATTAAGCACCCACTAAAAAAAACAAATAATCCGCAATTAATTTGTAGGGTATTTGTTTTGATGTTATGTTTTCTTCCCGCAACAGAGAAATCGTTTAATGTATGTAATATGCCCAGCACCAGCGATGTTTATATTACAGGGCATGAAGTATCTATTTTATCAAAAATGAGTGGGCAAGTGATTTACGTAAATTCAGCGTCTGCTGGTTTGGTCAGGAAAGGCGATATTCTTATCCATATAGATAATACCGAAGCGATAAACAGATATAAAAAAGCAGAAAAAAAACAGGTTGAAACGTTAAAGGAAATAAAAAAACGTTATGCTAAAAATGATGAAAATAACACCAGCCTTATAAAGGCCCAGATGGGATATCAACAGGCACTGAATGATTACAATCGCCGGATACAATCAAGGAGTGTATCAATCATATCAAAAAAAGATCTACAGCAGTCTCTCAAAGCCGTTAACAACAGCAAAGTTTCTCTGGATATTGCCATTCAAAAGTATCGTAGAAATCAACGATCGCTTCTGGCTTCAGACATTACCCAACAACAGATTATGTTACAGGTTACAGAAGAGTTTCAGGCAGCTTCATTGGCGCTCCAATATACTGAGATTCGCAGTCCCGTGACCGGTTATGTAGCTCAACGTAATGTTGCTACAGGTATCAATATTGCCTCTGAACAGATCGTGATGACTATTGTACCGGTAGATCAAATCTGGGTAACCGCTAACTTTAAAGCGACACAGCTCTCCGATATTTTCATCGGGCAGAAAGCATCGATCAGTACCGATCTGTATGGCAGTGAAGTCGCTCTTGAAGGGAAAGTTGAAGGGTTCAACCTGGATACTGTCCCTACTCTTTCTGCCCTGTTATATCAGAATGGAGCGAATAATTGGATTAGCGATATGCAACGAGTTTCGGTACGTATTTCCATTAATCCGCTGCAAATGGCCCAATATCCACTATGGCCCGGTTTATCCTCAAAGGTGACTTTGCTCTACGGCAGTTTACGCACTACGACGTTGCTCACTCACAAAAGTAATACACCTGCTCCACAGGGAAAAAGCCGGAGCACGGGTTCTGACAATATCTATTGTGAAACTCCCTGCAACAATGAGGCTGATGATTCGTGA
- a CDS encoding helix-turn-helix domain-containing protein: MQKTADRAVMKLIKNSRLRAEVLEDPPVCYNPQEPIENNELEDILYCMRAKAGLTQAEVAKRLGLTPPAVSRLEKRSFHASFKTLKRYAKACGFDLCFYYK, translated from the coding sequence ATGCAAAAAACAGCAGATAGGGCAGTAATGAAACTCATTAAAAACTCCAGATTGCGAGCCGAAGTATTAGAGGACCCTCCAGTTTGCTATAATCCTCAAGAGCCTATAGAAAACAATGAATTAGAAGATATACTGTATTGTATGCGTGCCAAGGCTGGATTAACCCAGGCAGAAGTTGCCAAAAGATTGGGTCTGACACCACCGGCCGTGAGCCGTCTTGAAAAACGCTCCTTTCATGCCAGCTTTAAAACATTAAAACGCTATGCTAAGGCTTGCGGTTTTGATTTGTGTTTTTATTATAAATAA